The DNA region GATGGATCTGACCATATTGTTCGTTTTGGGTCTAAAGGACTTACACGTTATCAACAATCTTATGGTCCAACCAAACTTGAACTACTCGGAGTTGTTACAAGTGTATTAGACTGTGCATCATACGTGCGAGGTCGCCATTTCGTAATTGAATGTGATCATGAAGCACTACGCGCATTATATCAAAAACAACTCAAGGGTGCAATTTAGAGCGCTGGTTAGCAATGTTACAACCATTTGACCTTGATATCATCTACAAACCTGCATCAGAAATGGTAGGCCCCGATGCTCTGTCTCGTAATACAGAGTTTCCGGAAATGCTAGGATCCAGCCCTGATGAAGATGACCCCTACTTTGACAATGTTGAGGAAAAACCTACCACGGTACGAGTTATTTCACCGAACTCTACGGTTATCAACACATTAATAATGTCAATCATGTACGTGTCGAGCATAAACAGGACATTTTATCAGTATATGATGCGGACACAGAAGACAATATTGAAGATCATGTTAGTCATCGAGTCAAACAGTCGAACAAGCGTCgtctacatgtacaaacacacaaCCCAGTCAGTGTTACATACCCCAAGTCTACATATAAATCTGATATGCTGGAAGATGAGAAAGGCGATCATTGTGTTATCACTAATGACACACGCAAGTCTTGTGATATTAGTGCTCACCTTACTCCAGAACATTTTGATGCCAAAAACGACGTTAGTCAAGCTACGTATGCAGGAAATCCATCGGTAGATGTTAAAACCTGTGAACGTACTCGTAAACCGGAAGTAAAATCGGATATTCCAACATCCAACACGGACAGCTTGATACCGACAACTAGCAACAAGAATGACAATTTTGGTCAGACAAGGCATAAGGGAGACAATCCTAGACGGACAACAAGCGACAACTATGTGTGTGGTACTAATTGCTCTCAAAGCAGTAGTGATTCACAGATTTTTGTTAATGTTAAGGACaacacatgtatatcaaatgGCACTGATTACTCAACAATGAGAGACAATATCATTACTTCAGATGACCATGATCAGTTAGACTTTCACAATGTACCAACACATATACAGAGTACCGATGAGAGCAATGATGGACAAACACGAAGCTCAAGCGACACTACAACAGATGTGGAATTTGTTGAAACATATCTTAATCAACTAGATATACCTGATATGTCTGTAGATAGTATCATAGCTAAACAGAAGCAAGACCATGAACATTTTCCTATATATTGTAAAAACTCCTATATACGCTAACGACAGCAGCCAACTTACCTAGTCCGCGTTGCGGGGTCGTGGGCCAGTTGGTGTTCTCACTGTACGGCTAACGTGAAAGGGTTCCAAATCCCGGCTTGTAGGGTGTCTCGTATATCACACGTCCTCTCAGGTCGGGGTCTAGCGCTCTGGATCTGGGGCTCTAGCAGGAGCCCCGACGTCATTTCCTCCTGGTGTTCGGCCAGGGGTCTCTGGGACGCTTGACATTCCTGGGCAATTTCACTACATTCCTACCTCAACTATTTTTTGGGATTCAGTGGCATAGCCCAGGGATCAAAGGAGTCTCGGGGATCTGACGTCCGTTCCCTTGAACCGGCTCCGGCTCACGGGTTTTTGTCGTTTTGATGGTCCACCGTCTCCGGGGGGCCAACTGCGTCGGGGGCGCGGCACTCTAGTGGAACAGACGGAAGGCGTTCTCGTCTGTTAACTCCAGCACGTCCGTCATGTCCGAGTCTCCAAGGATCTCCGCTACGCGCTGAGCGGTATACCCCAATAGGTGGGGAGCCCCGTGTGGAAATCCCGGCGCCGAGAAATAGGGGGCTTCCGTCTCCAGGATGAGGCGAACCCTTGGAATGGCTCGGAGAGCTCGGTGTTGTACCGCCTGGATATGACGGACCATCCCAGACACGCTGAAGTAGGTATTCGGGAAGGCATCCAGCCAGGAGTGGACCACGTCTCCCCCCGAAGCAGTGGAGTTGGATCCGCTGGTCCTCATGGCCTAGCAACTCCGTAGCTACCAGGCGTAACGCATAGTTGTATGCAAAGAGGGATGTAGTGTCATCCCGCAGGCTCCGTATATGTAGAACCAGGACCTGGTGAGGCAGGATCTGATGGAGTAACCTGGCGTTCTTGATCCACCCAATGGTCAGGGGAAGGGACGGACAGGTCGAGACCGACCTCGCCAAACCCCTTGACGTCGGGTCTCTGGACTCGTTCCAGGAACGCGACCTCCTCCTCGGATGTAAGTAGGGCCTTGGGGTGGGCTCCAACTGCCACGTGGTACCCGTCTCCGGTCACCTGGCGAATTTCCTCGTCCGAGGGGTAGGTAGCAGGGTCGCAATAAACGGCGACACCGCCGGTTATCCTAACCCTCCTCTGCTCCTCAACAAGGGGTGACGCTGCCTCCACGTCGTGCACCGACGCGGTGTCCCCCAAACCCAGCCGTTTGCGGGTCCTGTCCAAATGAAAGTGGGCGTCAAAGGCTGGGTAGAAACAGGTAGCTTCTGGTTCATCGAGAACTTGAACCTCCTCTCCCTCTACCACGAGCCCCTCGTATGGGGCGGCCACGTCTCCGGGTCTGTGGACTGGAACCACGGGTTGAAGGATGGCCAGAGCAAACGTCTCCCGTAGCTCTGCCATATTGGAGTTTGGAATGGCGGACGCGAGGATCGTCAGGCTTCTCCAATGCAAAAACCCCGCCGGGCTATTCATGGGGTTTCGGGTTCCTCGGGGCTGCGAGATCTTTCCCGAGATCC from Argopecten irradians isolate NY chromosome 5, Ai_NY, whole genome shotgun sequence includes:
- the LOC138324480 gene encoding uncharacterized protein, with translation MNSPAGFLHWRSLTILASAIPNSNMAELRETFALAILQPVVPVHRPGDVAAPYEGLVVEGEEVQVLDEPEATCFYPAFDAHFHLDRTRKRLGLGDTASVHDVEAASPLVEEQRRVRITGGVAVYCDPATYPSDEEIRQVTGDGYHVAVGAHPKALLTSEEEVAFLERVQRPDVKGFGEVGLDLSVPSPDHWVDQERQVTPSDPASPGPGSTYTEPAG